ATCGCTGGAGCTGACGCTTCAGTGGGCGGAGCGATCTCGGGCGGCTCATCCGAATGGACAACCGGCGCTGTTCGGCATCGTGCAGGGAGGGACCGACAAGGCGCTGCGGGAACAGGCCGCTACAGCCTTGCAACAGATTGGCTTTGACGGCTACGCATTAGGCGGCCTCGCCGTCGGCGAGCCGAAAGCCGTCATGTACGAGACGGTTGCGCATGTTACGCCGCTCCTGCCTGCCGATCGGCCCCGTTATCTGATGGGAGTCGGAACGCCGGAGGATCTCGTGGAAAACGTGATGCGCGGGGTAGACATGTTCGACTGCGTGATGCCCACCAGGCACGGAAGGACTGGAAGCCTGTTCACCAGCTTGGGCCGGATCAATATCAAGGGGGCGGTGTATGCGTCGGACGAAAGGCCGCCCGACCTCGACTGTGATTGTTACACCTGTCGACACTTCTCCCGCGCCTATCTCCGACACCTCTTTATGGCCGGCGAGATCCTTGGGCTGCGCTTGAACACGCTGCATAATCTTCATTTCTATGTTACGCTTATGCGGCAGATCCGGCAGGCCATCGAAGATGGAAGCCTTGCCGCATTCCGGACACGGTTTCTTGAGAAGACCAAGACGTCGAATCACAACGACACAGCAGCATAACACAACACTACGAGGAGGTTAGAGAATGGGAATCGCGTATGCGCAACAGGCAGGGAGTTCGTCTGACGGTGGACCGGCGAGTATACTACCGGTCCTGCTCCCCTCGGTACTGATATTTGTTATCTTTTATTTCTTGATGATTCGCCCCCAGCAAAAGAAGCAGCAAGAGCAAAAAGATATGCTGGCCAATCTGAAGACCGGCGATCAGATCGTGACCACTGGAGGCTTGTACGGTACGATTGTCAAATTTGGTGACGATAACCGGGTCAAGGTGAGGATCGCTGAAAATGTCACGGTTGAGATCGCGCGGAGCGCCATCACCGAGAAGCCTACCGGGACAACAGAGGCGGCGAAGGGCAAAGGTAATTAAGTCTGATCGCTGGGCCTGGGAGGAGCTTCCCGAGAAACGCGGATTGCAGCTTGCTCCTCCCAGGCTGCATCCTCTCCGGTGAAATATTTCAGCCGAACCTTTTTGAATTCCCGCACTGTCCACAGCATTGCGTAATTGCCGATCCCCGTCTCCCGGCTGATCGCCGCCACCGTCTCCTCGCAGGCTTCCCGGCTCTTCTGATGAACCATCGTGTAGAGCGAAAACGGCCACTCCGGAAAGGTGGGCCGCTGATAGCAATGACTGACGGCGCGAAACTGCGCCATCTGCTGTCCGACGGCCTCGACCTTCTCCTCCGGCACCGACCACGCCGCCATCACGTTCCCGGTGTAGCCGGCCTTGCGGTGGTGCAGGATCGCCGCAAAGCGGCGCATGATGCGCCGATCGAGAAGCCCGCGGGCGCAGGCCAGCATCGCCTCGACACCCAGTCCGCACCGCTCGGCTGCCTCGCGAAACGGCTCCTCCACAAGCGGCAAATCATCTTGCAGGACCCGCACGATCTGTCGCTCATCGTGGTCCAGGCCATGCTCGGAATGACCGTTGCCCGTAAAGAAATGGCCCTCTTCCTTGCGGACGCCTGCCGCGTCGGCATCCATATCCAGGCGTACCCCGATCTTAAAGACCCTGAGCGCCGGAAAGAGCCGTGCCGCCTCGGCGCCCGTTTCTCTCGCCAACGTCTCTACGCTGGCTTCAAGCCCAAGTCGGCTCTCGGGGGAGACGGCCAAGGTAAACCATACATTGTACGGGCAACAAGAATCTACGCCTGAGGAGTCGGAGAGCGTATACCGTCGAAGGTAGTTGTGGCTGACCCCCGGATGCGCGTTAATCATGGCGGCCGCCTCGTCAACAGACTCCTCACACACTCGGAAACCCACGAGCGATGACCGATAACCAAGGCGCGACGTGTCGAAGATGGCGCCGATATTTCTGATGAAGCCGTCAGCTTTGAGTCGGGCAATACGTTCGAGGACGTCGCCTTCAGCAAGACCCGAGCCTTCGCCGAGCGCGCGGTAGGGACGCTCTACAAGTGGGATACCGGCCTGCACCGCGTCGAGCAGTTTACGATCAGTTACATCTATCTCGGTTACGAACTCGGTCACGAATATCCCTCACTTTCTCCGTCGAGAGCGTATGTGTTCCGATAAAAATTCTGGCAGAGAATACCGGCGACTTTTTGAATTCCCTCACCGCGGACTCTTCTCTTCCTGAGCCGACACAGCCGGAAACACCTGCACCGCAAGGTCTTGGCCAACATGACACTGTATGCAAAAATCATTGCGCGTAGGATGCGGGGTGATCGGCGCCCCAACGATTCCGAATTCGTGGCATGCCAGGCACATACCTTTTCTCGCTTCCGCATCGTGGGGGATCAAAGGCGGAGCGCCTTCATAGGCGCGAGGCAGCCTCTTACTGCCTTGTTGAGGAGTCGCCTGCTCAGCAAGCGCGCGACCGCTCAAAACAACCAAGGAGCAACAAAGAACCCCCAGCAGAAAGAAGATCGTTTTGATCGGTTTTATCATGATCCGTCACACCTTCTCGATCCGAACTGCGCACTTCTTGTAGTCCGGCTGCTTGGAAATAGGATCGTAGGCATCAAGCGTCACCAGATTGATCAAGACATTCTCATCGAAGAACGGAACAAAGACCACTCCTTTTGGGACTGTGTTTCTTCCGCCCAGTTGTGCCGTTGTGATGATCTCTCCGCGGCGTGACCGGACACGGACTTGGTCCCCAACCTTAATTCCCAAGACGCCCGCGTCCTCCGGGTTAATCCAAACAGGAGCAAATGGAACGGCACGGTGCAGCTCAAGCACTCTCCTCGTAATGGTCCCGGTATGCCAGTGCTCGAGGACGCGGCCTGTCGTCAGCCAGAACGGATATTGCTCATCAGGCTGCTCGGCCGGCGGCTCGTACGGCCGCGCCCAGATGACGGCGCGACCATCAGGCTGACCGTAAAAACGGACACCCTCACCCTTCTTGACGTAAGGGTCGAAGCCCTCCCTGTAACGCCACCTGGTTTCTTTTCCCTCGACAACTGGCCAGCGCAGCCCGCCCCGGACCTTCGCGTATAGATCGTAGGACGCGAGATCTTTTCCCGACCCCTGGCCGAATTTTCGATACTCCTCAAAGAGCGCCTTTTGCAGAGGCTCCTCGCCGTAGTCGAACAGGTTTCCTGAACCAAGACGCTTGGCCAACTCGACGATCTGCCAGAGATCGTCCCGCGCTTGACCCGGCGGATCTACCATCTTGAACCAGTGCTGCGTGCGCCGCTCAGTGTTGCCGAACATCCCCTCCTTCTCGACCCACATGGCCGACGGAAGGATAAGATCGGCGTGTCGAGCGGTTTCGCTGGGATACACATCGGAGACAACGATAAACCGCTCGCCCCCCTTTCGCGCGCCCCTGCGATAACGACCCACATGGGGCAGCGTCTGAAAGGGGTTGGTGGTGTTGATCCAGATGACCTTGATATCACCGCGATCCAGGGCGCGAAACATCTCCATCGTATGATAACCGGGTCTGGATGAGATCCTCTCGACCGGGACATTCCAAATGTGCGCGGCTTTCTTGCGATGCTCCGGATTCGCGACAAACATGCCGCCTGGAAGCGCGTGGGACAGCACGCCTACCTCCCGCGTCGTCCCGCACGCCGAAGGCTGCCCGGTCAGCGATAAGGGACTATTGCCTGGCTCGGCGATCTTTCCAGTCAGCAGGTGGAGGTTGTAGACAAGATTATTGATCCAGGTGCCGCGTACGTGCTGGTTAAAGCCCATTGTCCAACAGGAGACGGCCTTACGCTTGGGCTCACCAAGCAGCCGAGCAATCTGACGGATCGTGTCGGCTGGGACGCCGGACAGTTTTTCAGCATACTCCGGGGTGTAGGGTTCCAGGAAGGCCTTGTACTCTTCAATACTTATCGTGTGCGCCTTATCGGCAAAAGGTCTGTATGTCGTCCAATTGCTTTCTGAAGCCCCACCGTACTCGAAGTTGTCCTCTACGCCATAACCGATACCTGTCAACCCCTTTTTAAAGGTGACATACTTCTGAATAAACGAACCGTTTGTGAGCCCTTCTTTTACGATGACATGTGCCATAGCATTCGCGATGGCGAGGTCTGAGTGAGGCTTAAAAATAGCCACGACATCTGCGGGTTCATCGGTGCTGCGGTTCAGATAGGTTTGCAGACTGACGATCTTGACGTTGGGATCCTGGTGTTTCCGCTCCATCATCCGCGAATACAAAATCGGATGCATCTCGGCGAAGTTCGAGCCCCAGATAAAAAAGGTATCGGTCAGCTCAAAATCGTCGTAACAACCCATCGGCTCATCCATGCCGAAGGTCGAGTAGAAACCGGTTACGGCCGAGGCCATGCAGAGACGAGCATTGCTCTCGATGTTGTTGGAGCCAATCCCCGCCTTCATCAATTTGTTAATGGCGTAGCCTTCAAAGATCGTTGTTTGACCCGAGAAGTACATCGCCACTGACTCCGGACCATGTTTTTGAACGGCCTCTTTAAACTTGGACGCCATGATATCCAACGCCTGGTCCCAAGAGATCTGGACAAACTTGTTGCCTTGGCGGAGCAGCGGCACCCTATAGCGGTCAGCACCGTATAGAATCTTGGGGAGGCTGTACCCTTTGATACACAGAAGACCGCGATTAACCGGCGCCTCCGGATCTCCCTTGACAGCCACCACCTTGCCTTGTCGTAGACCGACCAACGCACCGCATCCGACGCCACAGAAGCGACACGGGCTCTTCTTCCATTCCTCTGCCGTCTCGGCAGCCTCCGCGACACCCTCAGGAATAGCGAATAGCGCGTCAGGCAAGGTCAGGACGGCAGCGCCTGTCCCGGCTAATGTCTTTAACAGCTCTCTGCGAGAAAGTGTCATCGTCGGCCTCTGTGTCCGGATTCACCGAAAATCGTCACCGAATCTCTTACATCCCGAACTTGTGCGCCCGATTGGCGAAAAAGATCCCGGAGGGATGGTCTGCCGGAAACTCCTTCAGCACCTGATAGGTCGCCGTATCGTACACCACCACCTTGCCGCCATCCATGAGAGAGACGTAGGCGGCGTCTCCCTTGGGTGTAAACTGCGGGTGTGTAGCGCCGGGCCCGGGATTGAGCGTTTTGATAACCTTCATACTGTCGACGTCGATGACATCGATCAGGTCCCCGTTTTTGCCGATAATATCCACCCACACCTGACGCCCGTCGGGCCGCGCCACAGTGTAGAGCGCGGTGCCGCTGATCGGGATCGGGGTCAGCGGCGTCCAGTCGAGGGTTGAATACACTAACGCAACCTCGCGCTTGAGCGCGGGAAGAAACGCCAATCTCCCGGTAATCGCCCAGCCTTTCAGATGCGGAATCTTCCATAGCGGAACCTCGGGACCTTTGCCCTGCTCCGCGAGAATCGGCGTGACCCGATCGAGTCTCCACGTATCGAGGAGCCCCATCCAATTCGAGTCCAAAAAGCCCGCCAGATAGTAGCGCCCATCCGGACTGATCAGCGCGTCGTATGGCGTCTTCCCGACATCGGCGAACTTACGGATCACCGGAAACTCTTTTTTTCCCGCATCCACGACCCATATGCTGTTGGCCTCCATCAGGGAAAACACCAGCAGGTTGCCCGGGGCGTCGACCAATCCTACGACGCGAGACGGCAATTCCTTTCCATCCTTGTCGCTTCCATCCGTATACAGGGCCGGGATCGTCTTGATCAGCTCCAGCGTGTCGGCATCCAGAATACGGACCTCGCCGGGCACGTAGTTACTGAGGGCCACGTACTTGCCATCCTGGCTGATCACGCCACCCACGGACAGTTTCCCAGCGCTGACCTTTTTCACGAGCTTCAACGTCAACAGATCGATCTTGGAGACCTCGCCCTCGCGACCGAGAACATAGGCATAGCGCGCATCCGGCGAAAATTTCACCGTCGCATGGGTGAGATTGCCCAGCCCGGACACTCGACCCAGCAGCTCGTGGCGTGAAGAGTCGATGATGAGGACACTGCCGGCCTGTCGTTCAATGATGACCACCAGCGACGCCGTTCCCCAACGCCGCTCATCAGCGTTCGATTGGAGGGGTACGCCAAGCACACAGAGAATGAGAAGCGCCTTAACCGCGAACCCGAACATGCGTGCTCGCACGACTGTCTTCCTTTCCATTCAATGAAATCCCCAGTTCCTCATCGTTCAGGTAGCAGGCGGGATCGGATGCCCACAGGTCTCCGGTCGTCGCCTCCGCCCTGACTCTCGAATTGCCGCCGCAGAGCTCAAGATACGGGCAGCGCGCGCAGCGGCCCGTGAGTGCGTGACGACGATCCTTCAGGACGCGCATAATCGGATCGGTCGTATCTTCCCAGATCGCCCCAAAACTCCGTTCGCGGACATTACCGAAGGAATAATGTCTCCAAAACGGATCGGCATAGACGTGTCCGAGACTGTCGATACAGCCCAGCGTCGTGCCGGAGCTGTTGCCACCACGGCGCTGCAGGGTCTGAAACACCGTGTGCGCCTGAGTAGGGGCGGAATCCCGCATCTTCAAGTAGAGATACACGCCATCAGCATCGTTATTGCCGGTGGTGACCTCGGCCTTGAAGCCGCGACGATGAAGATCTACACCCCGATAAATGAGATAATCGAGCGCGCCGCGCTTTTCCTCAGCCGATAGATCGTCATGGACAAGCCCCGTACCTCGTCCCGCATACACCAGGTGGGCGAAGTAGAGGCGGTCTACGTTCTCCTGCTCCGCCATGTCGCACATCGCGGGCAGATCAGGGAGCGTCCGACGGCACAGTGCGGTCCGGATGCCGACTTTCATCCCTTCATCGCGGCAGTGGCGCAGCCCTTGTAGTGCCAGCGCAAACGAGCCGTCCATTCCCCGAAAACGATCATGGACCGGGCCGATTCCATCTAAACTGACGCCGACATACGTGATGCCGATCTGTCTCAACCGTTTCGCGGCCGCGGCATCGATCAACGTCCCGTTCGTCGACAGCGCGCAACGCAGCCCCAGATCCCGCGCGTACTCTGCGAGCGCGTAGAGATCCTCCCGGAATAAGGGATCGCCGCCGGACAGGATGACCATCGGGATCTTGTAGGCGGCCAGATCCGTCATCAGCCGCTTCCCCTCATCGGTCGTCAACTCATCGGCGTAGGCGCGGTTCTGCGATTGGCTGTAGCAGTGCAGACAATGGAGGTTGCAGCGCTGCGTCAGATTCCAGATAACGACCGGCCTTTCGGCAGAAGACGGCTGAGGTGTCCCGTCTGCCCGCTTCGAAGGCGCATGACCGCCCTGAACCGGCCCGCACAACAGGTCCGTAATCCTCAGCATCGCCTGTACTCCATAGCCGCCGCCTGCACCACCATTCGTGAATCCGCAGGTGTTATATTAACACGAAAGACCGCCAGGGCGAGCCATTCGAGACTCACCCTGGCGGTCCTCCTTCATGCGTAACGCCGACTAACTAATAGATATCCTTCACCGTGTTGTACACGTTGAACTTACCTGTCGGCGTAATGATGCGCGGATCGTCGATTCTGGCTTTTTCTTGAAGTGTCTTATCATCATACACGACGATCTCACTCTTACCGTCTTTCTTCCCCCACACACTTATCCAGACTTCGTCTCCGGCCTTGTTGTACTCGAAGTGCACGGCGCGCCCTTTATCCGACACCTTCCAGCACTTCGGATCTTTCTCCGGATTGGCTTTCTCGAAGACACAGACCTGCTTTTGAATTGCCGGGTCGCCGTTCAGAGCATGATCCACCCAGACGTTTTTGCTCTTCGGATGCGTCTTGATAAACAGGCCGCCGCCGCCCAGGGTCTTGAGCTCCCTCACGTTTTTCCAGGCGTGCTCCTTGTGCTTGGCCGGGTCGGTGCCGTAAACAGCGACCTTGCCTTCGCCGAGATGCGGTGTGCCGTTGACCGGACCGAACTTCGGATCGATCCAGTTGGCGCCGCGTCCAGGGTGAGGCTTGATTCCCGATTCGAAGATCGCCTCCAATTTTCCCTTCTCGACGTCGATTACGACCACCTTGTTGGCCATGTTGGCGGCCACCATAAAGTAGCGCTTGGTGGCATCCCAGCCGCCGTCGTGCAGAAACTTCTCCCCTTGGATCTGGGTCATTTTCAGGTTCTTGAGATCAGAGTAATCGACCAGCCAGATCAGACCGGTCTCCTTGATGTTGATGACCCACTCCGGCTTGAAGTGCGACGCCACGATCGACGCGACCCGCGGCTCGGGATGGTACTCCATCGTATCGTAGGTCATGCTTCGGCTGCTGATAACCTTCAGCGGTTCCAACGTGTTGCCTTCCAACACAATGATCTGCGGCGGCCAATAGCAGCCGATAACGGCGAGCTTGTCGGTGAAGTCGCCGTGTTTTCCCTTATACTTACTCGTGTCGATGGAGCGCGCATCGCTGCATGGCTTGACCTCTGCGACCTTGTCCGGCACCTTCATCCACAGGTCGATCATTGTCGCACGCCCATCGCGGCCGATCGTGTAGACGTAGCGCCCTGAAAAGGAACTGCGAGAGATATGGACCGCAAAGCCGGTCTTGACCGTGTTGACGATCTCCTTGGTCTTGCCATCGATGATGGCCACCTGACCGGCATCACGCAGGGTCACGGCGAAAAAGTCCTGCCAGTCGCGGTCGTGCTCGGGCTTGGTGGGTCGCTTGTCCGGGGGAATGATGAGGTTCCAGCTTTTCTTCATCTCCGCCATGCCCAGCTCGGGTGGGGTGGGTGGGTCATGCTGGATATAGCGGGCCATCAGATCGCTTTCGGCGTCAGTAAGAATACCTTGCCGACCCCAGTCCGGCATACCGCCGCCCGTCCCGTTCACGATGAACGCCTTCAGAACCGGCGTCGTGAGTGCGCGGGTTTTTGCCGGCAGCAACTGCGGGCCGGTCGCGCCTTTTCTCAAGACCCCGTGACAGCCTGCGCACCGGTCGAAATAGATCTGCTTAGCGTTCTCTAGTTCGCCCGGTGCCAGCGGTGGAGCCGGTGGAAGTGCAGGCGCCTGGGCCTGCGCCGGAACGTTCCATAGCGCCCCTAGCGCAAGTGTCAATAACGCCAACTTTGCCCTACTCACCATGTCCTCTCCTTTCGTTAAACGGTGCCTACCGTACGTTGGTGGTTAGCGCTCTTTAGTGAACGTCCGCCATGGTAGTGAGATAAACAAACAGCGTTTACGATATCCAACTGTATGTTTTTGTGACGCATGCGGATAATTGGAACACTGGCAAGCTGCATTGGGCGTCACTATTGCACCGCCAGCGTCTCCCTGTCAAGACTTTTATTTAGCCGGATCAGGCAGCATATTTCGGTTGAAAGCGCCTGGACAGCAATGGTAGGGTAGATGCGGAGTAATACGCCGCCGTTCGGCAGGTAGCACGCAGAAGAGCGCAGAAGCAGAAACGGGCAAACCATGGAGATACAGGATGTTTGAAACCATCGAATGGACATCGGCCGACACGGTCCGGCTGCTCGATCAAACCCGGTTACCGGCTGAAGAGGTATATGTCGAATGTCGCGATGTGGCGGCCGTGGCACACGCCATCCGGTCTATGCAGATACGCGGGGCCCCGGCGATCGGTGTGGCCGGCGCCATGGGCCTGGCGTTAGCGGCGCAGTCGATTCGGACACGCAGTTTCGAGGAATTCCGTGCGGAGTTGTCGCGTCATGGCGAAGCGTTACGCCAAACCCGCCCTACGGCCGTAAACCTGGCGTGGGGAATCGACCGGATGCAGCGGTGCGTTGAGCAGCATAAAGCCCTCCCGGTCGCCGAGCTCGTTCAGTCTCTCATCCGGGAGGCACAACGGATCCGGGAAGAGGACATCCTGGACAACCAGGCGATCGGCGCGCACGGACACAGACTTATCCCGGACGGAGCCGCCGTCCTCACCCACTGTAATGCCGGCGCCCTGGCCACCGCGGGCTATGGGACCGCCTTGGGTGTCATCCGAGCGGCGCATGCGGCCGGCACCAGATTGTCGGTATGGGCCGGCGAGACCAGACCGTTTCTGCAAGGCGCCAGGCTGACCGCCTGGGAGTTGCAGCAGGACGGGATCCCGGTGACGCTCATCACCGATAACATGGCCGGGCATCTGATGCAGCGGGGCGAGATCGATCTCGTCATCGTCGGGGCCGACCGAATTGCCCGCAATGGCGACGTGGCAAACAAGATCGGGACCTATACCCTAGCCGTCCTGGCGCAGGCGCACGGACTTCCGTTTTATGTTGCGGCCCCCCTGTCCACTGTAGACCTGTCGCTTCCCGATGGCGAGGCGATCCCGATCGAGGAGCGTGATCCCGCAGAGGTAACCGGGTGGGCAGGTATTCGGACCGCGCCGGTAGGAGCCAGGGCGAGAAATCCCGTCTTCGATATGACACCACATCGCTACATTACTGCCCTGATTACAAATCGTGGAGTGGTCCGGCCCCCTTATGATTCGGGCCTGACCGCACTGGCCGGACCCGACCTTTCGGGCAGGGTATAGGGCGGAGGTGGAGCTTGTACCCTAGACCCTATACCCTAAGCCCTCTACCCCGCCTGGTTATGATACTCTTCACCTTTGTGGCGATGTTGCCGGCGCCGCTGTACGCCACCGCCTCATCGGAGGTATCGGTCGCGCCGTTATGGCGTGAGGCGCTCGATCTCATCGAGACCAGTAATCACCAGAGCGCAGTGCCCCTCCTTGACGATCTGCGCCAGCGTGAGGGCTTCTCCATGGCACGCGAAGCCCACTTCCTCATGGGCGTGGCGCTGTACAGACAAAAGCGGTGGCAGGAGGCCGCCGACACACTGGAGGCGGCGGCAACGCAGCTACCGCTGCTGGGGGACTACGCCCTATACTATGCGGCGTCTGCTTACAGGTCCCTTGGTCTGAGTACCCAGGCGCTGGCCATGCTGTCGCGTCTGCTTCACGACTACCCGGACAGTCTGCTCGCCGAGCGAGCCCGACAGGAGCGCGCACAGCTCTATCTCGACGCACACCAGCTCGCGGAGGCTGAGGGGACCTATCGGGATTATCTGTCTCGCGCCTCCAGCGATGCGAGGCGGCGAGAGGCGATACTTGCGCTGGCGGAGATCGCCGTCCAGGTAGACAAGCCACGGGAGGCTGAACCGTTGCTGCGCGAGCTGTGGCTCAAGTGGCCGGCCAGCCGGGAGGCCAAACGAGCCGGTGAACTCCTGACCTCGCTGGCGGAGGCACCGCCCTTCACCGCTGACGAGCAGTTCGAGCGCGCGCTCAGCCTGTACCGCAGCGGCCAGTACGCCCAGGCCATTACCGCGTTTGCGCCCTTCTTGAGCGATACCTCGCACCCCCTCGACGGAGCTGAGAGCCGATTTGCCTCTCGCGCAAGGCTGTGGAGCGGTATCAGCTATTTCCAACGCCGCGACTACAGGGGAGCCATCAGCCTCCTCTCGGCCCTGGATCAGAACCACTCCCTTTACGCTGCGGAAGCGCTGTACTGGATCGGACGAGCCCATGCCAGAGTTGACGAGAGTGAAAAGGCTGTCGCAACGTGGGCTCGTCTGGTTGACACCTATCCGAACAGCCCCTTTACCGCCGAGTCGCTCTACCTGATGGCGCTCCAGTACAGTGACAACGCGCAACCGAAGCGGGCAGTACAGGCTCTCACTCGGCTCATCAGAGACTACCCATCGAACCGGTTCGCCGATACCGCCCTCTGGACCCGCGCCTGGATCTACTACCGACAGTCAGCGTTCACGCGGGCGCTTGCTGATTTACGACGACTGTACGCAAGGAGCCCAGCGGACCCTCGGTTCCAGACACAAGCCCTCTATTGGCAGGGGCGGGTCCTTGAAGATCTGAAAAAGAGAGGAAAGGCAGTAGAGGCGTACCGAAGGTTGCTTGGCACGCACAGCGACGAGGACTATTATACTGAACAGACA
This genomic interval from Candidatus Methylomirabilis lanthanidiphila contains the following:
- the slt_1 gene encoding Soluble lytic murein transglycosylase precursor translates to MYPRPYTLSPLPRLVMILFTFVAMLPAPLYATASSEVSVAPLWREALDLIETSNHQSAVPLLDDLRQREGFSMAREAHFLMGVALYRQKRWQEAADTLEAAATQLPLLGDYALYYAASAYRSLGLSTQALAMLSRLLHDYPDSLLAERARQERAQLYLDAHQLAEAEGTYRDYLSRASSDARRREAILALAEIAVQVDKPREAEPLLRELWLKWPASREAKRAGELLTSLAEAPPFTADEQFERALSLYRSGQYAQAITAFAPFLSDTSHPLDGAESRFASRARLWSGISYFQRRDYRGAISLLSALDQNHSLYAAEALYWIGRAHARVDESEKAVATWARLVDTYPNSPFTAESLYLMALQYSDNAQPKRAVQALTRLIRDYPSNRFADTALWTRAWIYYRQSAFTRALADLRRLYARSPADPRFQTQALYWQGRVLEDLKKRGKAVEAYRRLLGTHSDEDYYTEQTRRRLRTLGRKAAQTLSVATRRQATGSRKQEAETPVPCTPSPQPCTAETAKARLLKELKLREEASEEFRALAARYADDRGVLYEACNALLDLGRFDKSVWIAKRILRPLYARSRPVEPVQRYWEFLYPLGYWGLIQEQSARHTLDPYLVMALIREESAFDERVVSSSGAIGLMQLLPTTANYLIHMGGGAGDTARLDVPTENIALGTRYLAMMIDEFKGNWAKALAAYNAGPNQVRRWLGRSGNRADDEFIEEIPFAETRAYVKRVLGSYYRYRAQYGKG